In Mucilaginibacter celer, one DNA window encodes the following:
- a CDS encoding alpha-L-fucosidase, which translates to MLKKIQLLAVCFSLICSSVSAQKMIGTETDAQKEKRMEWWKDDRFGMFIHWGLYAQAARHEWVKNHEHITNDVYQKYFDQFNPDQFEPQKWAKEAKAAGMKYAVLTTKHHEGFCLFDSKYTDYKAPNTKAKRDLVREYVNAFRAQGLKVGFYYSLLDWHHPDYLVDAYHPQAPADKSDASYAKLNKGRDMAKYRQYMRNQITELLTNYGKIDILWLDFSFPNKNGHGKTKDDWGAVELVKLIRKLQPGIIIDNRLNLEEYKDGADFETPEQVSTEELAKYRGKTWETCQTFSGSWGYYRDENTWKTHRQLLDLLITSTSNGGNLILNVGPTARGEFDYRANRALDSLAYWMHANGKAIYNCTFAPDTYKVPEGTKLTYNKAAGKLYVQLFNYPQGKLVLPGYKGKIKYAQFLNDSSELLYKEANGNDLELTLPAQKPPYEIPVIELTLQQ; encoded by the coding sequence ATGTTAAAAAAAATACAATTGCTTGCTGTGTGTTTTTCGCTGATCTGCTCATCAGTATCAGCGCAAAAAATGATAGGCACCGAAACCGATGCCCAAAAAGAAAAACGCATGGAATGGTGGAAGGACGATCGCTTTGGCATGTTTATTCACTGGGGCCTGTACGCGCAGGCTGCCCGCCACGAATGGGTTAAAAACCATGAACACATCACAAACGATGTGTATCAAAAATATTTCGACCAGTTTAATCCCGACCAGTTCGAGCCGCAGAAATGGGCTAAAGAGGCAAAAGCAGCAGGCATGAAATACGCTGTGCTTACCACTAAGCACCACGAGGGTTTTTGCCTGTTTGATTCAAAATATACCGATTATAAAGCGCCTAATACCAAAGCCAAACGCGATTTGGTACGCGAGTATGTGAACGCTTTCCGCGCTCAGGGCTTAAAAGTGGGTTTTTACTATTCGCTGTTAGACTGGCACCACCCGGATTACCTGGTTGATGCTTATCATCCGCAGGCACCTGCCGATAAAAGTGATGCCAGCTACGCCAAACTGAATAAAGGCCGCGATATGGCCAAATACCGCCAGTACATGCGTAACCAGATCACCGAGTTGTTAACCAACTATGGTAAGATCGATATTCTTTGGCTCGATTTTTCATTCCCGAATAAAAACGGCCACGGCAAAACCAAGGACGATTGGGGTGCCGTTGAACTGGTAAAACTGATCAGGAAACTACAGCCGGGCATTATAATCGATAACCGCCTGAACCTGGAAGAATATAAAGACGGTGCCGACTTTGAAACGCCCGAACAGGTAAGCACCGAAGAACTGGCCAAATACCGCGGCAAAACCTGGGAAACCTGCCAAACGTTTTCAGGCTCATGGGGATATTATCGTGATGAAAACACCTGGAAAACCCACCGCCAGCTGCTCGATCTCTTAATTACCTCAACAAGCAATGGAGGTAACCTGATCCTGAACGTTGGTCCTACTGCCCGCGGCGAGTTTGATTACCGCGCTAACAGGGCTTTGGATAGTTTGGCGTACTGGATGCATGCCAATGGCAAAGCTATATACAATTGCACTTTTGCTCCTGATACCTATAAAGTACCTGAAGGAACCAAGCTTACTTATAACAAAGCTGCCGGTAAACTGTATGTGCAACTGTTCAATTATCCGCAAGGTAAACTGGTGTTGCCCGGGTACAAAGGCAAAATTAAATACGCCCAGTTTTTGAACGATAGTTCAGAATTGTTATATAAAGAAGCTAATGGTAACGATTTGGAATTGACATTGCCGGCACAAAAACCGCCATACGAAATTCCGGTAATTGAACTCACGCTTCAGCAATAA
- a CDS encoding SDR family NAD(P)-dependent oxidoreductase, producing MFKLTNKSVIITGGGSGIGKAMAVLFAQQGAEVHIIELNDQAAADTVSEITAAGGKATSYACDVSNQQQVIDTFAKVGKIDILINNAGIAHIGKADTTSTEDFERVFNVNVKGAYNCLYAAIPALKANGGGIILNTASIAASVGITDRFAYSMSKGAIHAMTLSVARDYINDNIRCNCISPARVHTPFVDGFIAKNYAGREEEIFEKLSKSQPIGRMGKPEEVAALALYLCSDEAGFITGTDYPIDGGFITLNN from the coding sequence ATGTTCAAACTAACCAATAAATCAGTAATCATAACAGGCGGCGGCAGCGGCATAGGCAAAGCCATGGCCGTATTATTCGCGCAGCAAGGTGCCGAAGTACACATTATCGAATTAAACGACCAGGCAGCGGCCGATACCGTCAGCGAGATAACAGCCGCGGGCGGCAAAGCAACCAGCTACGCGTGTGATGTAAGCAACCAGCAGCAGGTGATAGACACTTTTGCTAAAGTTGGCAAAATAGATATCCTGATTAATAATGCGGGTATAGCCCATATTGGCAAAGCCGATACAACCAGTACCGAAGATTTTGAGCGTGTATTTAACGTAAACGTTAAAGGTGCTTACAACTGCCTTTACGCAGCCATCCCGGCGCTTAAGGCAAATGGCGGTGGTATTATCCTTAACACGGCATCCATTGCGGCCAGCGTGGGCATAACCGATAGATTTGCTTATTCGATGAGCAAAGGCGCTATCCACGCCATGACCCTATCCGTAGCACGCGACTACATCAATGACAATATCCGCTGCAATTGTATTTCGCCGGCCCGGGTGCATACGCCTTTTGTAGATGGCTTTATTGCTAAAAACTACGCGGGCAGGGAAGAAGAGATTTTTGAAAAGCTCTCAAAAAGCCAGCCGATAGGCAGGATGGGTAAACCGGAAGAAGTTGCGGCATTAGCGCTGTACCTTTGCTCGGACGAGGCCGGTTTCATTACCGGTACCGATTATCCTATCGATGGCGGCTTTATCACGCTGAATAATTAA
- a CDS encoding UxaA family hydrolase: MSTQKQTYLRIHPHDNVLVALQDLEQGTVITFEGQTFPLVNKVAAKHKFAINELPVDKEIHMYGVLVGKASSFIPQGGLLTTENVYHAADGFRLGERKLDWHKPDTNSFEGKTFMGYHREDGSVGTANYWVVVPLVFCENRNINVLKEALVDKLGYKKAKSYEGDVEQLMELYQAGKSVEEILNADINSSEEKPNSKRLFKNIDGIKFLNHSLGCGGTREDSDALCGLIAGYITHPNVAGATVLSLGCQHAQVSILQAEIAKRDANFNKPLVILEQQKVGTESELLKQALKQTFAGLVKANETSRQPAPLSKLCIGLECGGSDGFSGISANPALGYVSDLLVTMGGSVILAEFPELCGVEQELSDRCVDVDTANRFMNLMTTYNARAEADGSGFYANPSPGNIRDGLITDAIKSAGAAKKGGSSPVTAVLDYPEKVTKPGLNLLCTPGSDVESTTAEVGSGANIVLFTTGLGTPTGNPITPVIKLSTNTAMFQRMPDIIDINCGTIIEGSETIQQAGERILDYVIQVASGEAEPKSVKLGQDDFIPWKRGVSL; encoded by the coding sequence ATGTCAACACAAAAACAAACATATTTAAGGATCCATCCGCATGATAACGTACTGGTGGCCCTGCAAGATCTGGAGCAGGGAACAGTTATCACGTTTGAGGGACAAACATTCCCACTGGTAAACAAAGTGGCAGCCAAGCACAAATTTGCCATCAATGAACTGCCGGTAGATAAGGAAATTCACATGTACGGCGTACTGGTAGGCAAAGCATCTTCGTTTATTCCGCAAGGTGGCTTGCTCACTACCGAAAACGTATACCATGCCGCCGATGGTTTTCGCCTTGGCGAACGCAAGCTCGACTGGCACAAACCCGATACCAATAGCTTTGAAGGCAAAACCTTTATGGGCTACCACCGCGAAGATGGTTCGGTAGGTACTGCTAATTACTGGGTAGTTGTTCCGCTTGTTTTTTGCGAGAACAGAAACATCAACGTACTAAAAGAAGCCTTGGTTGATAAACTGGGCTATAAAAAAGCCAAAAGCTACGAAGGTGATGTGGAACAACTGATGGAGCTTTACCAGGCCGGGAAATCGGTGGAGGAAATTCTGAACGCGGATATCAATTCATCCGAAGAAAAACCAAATTCAAAACGCCTGTTCAAAAATATCGACGGTATCAAATTTCTGAATCATAGCCTGGGTTGCGGCGGTACGCGCGAAGATTCGGACGCACTTTGCGGATTGATTGCCGGATACATTACGCATCCTAACGTGGCAGGTGCAACTGTATTGAGTTTAGGCTGCCAGCACGCACAGGTAAGTATTTTACAAGCCGAGATTGCTAAACGTGATGCCAACTTCAATAAACCACTGGTGATATTGGAGCAGCAAAAAGTAGGTACAGAAAGCGAATTGTTAAAACAAGCTTTGAAGCAAACCTTTGCCGGTTTGGTAAAAGCAAATGAAACCAGTCGCCAGCCTGCACCACTTTCAAAACTTTGTATTGGGCTGGAATGCGGTGGCTCAGATGGCTTTTCGGGCATCTCGGCCAATCCTGCCCTGGGTTATGTATCCGATTTACTGGTTACCATGGGCGGCTCGGTGATCCTGGCCGAGTTTCCGGAACTATGCGGTGTAGAACAGGAACTAAGCGACCGTTGCGTTGACGTTGATACCGCCAACCGCTTTATGAACCTCATGACAACCTATAATGCCCGTGCCGAGGCCGATGGCTCCGGTTTTTACGCTAACCCATCTCCGGGCAATATCCGCGATGGTTTAATTACCGATGCCATTAAATCGGCCGGGGCGGCAAAAAAAGGAGGTTCATCGCCGGTAACAGCTGTGCTGGATTATCCTGAAAAAGTAACTAAGCCAGGCTTAAATCTATTATGTACCCCTGGCAGCGACGTAGAAAGCACTACCGCAGAGGTGGGCTCCGGCGCTAATATCGTATTGTTTACTACCGGTTTGGGCACGCCAACAGGCAACCCCATCACCCCGGTTATCAAATTATCAACCAATACGGCTATGTTTCAGCGCATGCCAGATATTATAGATATCAACTGCGGAACTATTATTGAAGGTTCTGAAACCATCCAGCAGGCCGGCGAGCGGATCCTGGATTACGTAATACAGGTAGCCAGCGGTGAAGCGGAACCAAAATCGGTTAAGCTGGGGCAGGATGACTTTATTCCGTGGAAGCGAGGGGTATCGCTGTAA
- a CDS encoding fumarylacetoacetate hydrolase family protein: MKLIRFGEPGKEKPGVILNDKKYDVSAFGEDYTEQFFETDGINRLAAFVQDNLLPEVAEDVRLGSPITRPSKLVCIGLNYADHAKETNAPLPPEPVIFMKSTTAIVGPFDDIMIPKNSVKTDWEVELAVVIGKKASYVEEAEAMDYVAGYVLHNDVSEREFQLERNGTWDKGKGCDTFAPLGPFLATPDEIADPHNLRLWLKVNGETMQDGTTSNFIFNLPHLISYTSQFMTLLPGDIISTGTPAGVGLGMKPPIYLKAGDVVELGIEGLGESKQNVIAYAKN; encoded by the coding sequence ATGAAATTAATACGCTTTGGCGAGCCAGGAAAAGAAAAACCGGGCGTTATCCTGAACGATAAAAAATACGATGTATCTGCCTTTGGCGAAGACTATACCGAACAGTTTTTTGAAACCGACGGTATTAACCGCCTTGCCGCTTTTGTACAGGATAACCTGCTGCCCGAAGTGGCCGAGGATGTACGCTTAGGCAGCCCGATCACTCGCCCGTCAAAACTGGTTTGCATTGGTTTGAACTATGCCGATCACGCCAAAGAAACCAACGCACCGCTGCCGCCCGAGCCGGTTATCTTCATGAAATCAACCACCGCTATTGTTGGTCCGTTTGATGATATCATGATCCCTAAAAACTCGGTAAAAACCGATTGGGAAGTGGAGCTGGCTGTGGTTATCGGCAAAAAAGCATCGTATGTGGAAGAAGCCGAAGCCATGGATTATGTTGCCGGTTATGTGCTGCACAATGACGTAAGTGAGCGCGAGTTTCAACTGGAGCGTAACGGCACCTGGGATAAAGGTAAAGGCTGCGATACTTTCGCGCCGCTTGGCCCCTTTTTAGCTACTCCGGATGAAATTGCCGATCCGCATAACCTGCGCCTTTGGTTAAAAGTTAACGGCGAAACCATGCAGGATGGTACCACCTCAAACTTCATCTTCAACCTGCCGCACCTTATTTCATACACCAGCCAGTTCATGACTTTGCTGCCGGGTGATATCATCTCGACAGGTACTCCTGCAGGCGTAGGTTTAGGCATGAAGCCGCCTATCTACCTCAAAGCAGGCGACGTGGTTGAGTTAGGCATCGAAGGTCTTGGCGAATCGAAACAAAACGTAATAGCTTATGCTAAAAATTGA
- a CDS encoding amidohydrolase family protein, whose amino-acid sequence MLKIDAHQHFWQYNPVRDSWITADMQVIGRDFYPEDLLPVLQQYSIDGCIAVQADQSEKETEFLLDLASVNPFIKGVVGWIDLKADDLNDRLHHFKKYEKLKGFRHILQSEPDEQYMLNPAFKKGIAALAEYGYTYDILIFPNHLPYAAQLVAEFPDQKFVLDHIAKPYIKAGKIDGWKQDIEKLATYPNVYCKVSALLTEADWNNTPAADFIPYIDIVFNAFGISRVMFGSDWPVCLLAGGYEKTMEVMGLYAEKLSVTEKELFFGGNAIAFYNL is encoded by the coding sequence ATGCTAAAAATTGATGCGCATCAGCATTTCTGGCAATACAACCCGGTAAGAGACAGCTGGATCACCGCAGATATGCAGGTAATAGGTCGGGATTTTTATCCGGAAGACCTGTTACCTGTACTACAGCAATACAGCATAGATGGCTGTATTGCCGTTCAGGCCGATCAATCCGAAAAAGAAACCGAGTTTTTGCTCGATCTGGCTTCCGTAAACCCTTTTATAAAAGGCGTAGTAGGCTGGATTGACCTGAAAGCCGATGATTTGAATGACAGGCTGCATCATTTTAAGAAATATGAAAAGCTTAAGGGCTTCCGCCACATATTGCAATCCGAGCCCGATGAGCAATATATGCTTAATCCGGCTTTTAAAAAAGGCATAGCTGCTTTGGCGGAGTATGGTTATACTTATGATATCCTGATCTTCCCCAATCACCTGCCATACGCAGCACAACTGGTTGCCGAATTTCCGGATCAGAAATTTGTACTCGATCACATAGCCAAACCCTATATCAAAGCCGGTAAAATTGATGGTTGGAAACAGGATATCGAAAAGCTGGCCACCTATCCAAACGTATACTGCAAAGTATCGGCCCTGCTTACCGAAGCAGATTGGAACAATACCCCGGCTGCAGATTTTATCCCTTATATTGATATTGTATTTAACGCTTTCGGTATCAGCCGCGTAATGTTTGGTTCAGATTGGCCGGTTTGTTTACTGGCCGGTGGTTATGAAAAAACGATGGAGGTAATGGGGCTTTATGCGGAAAAATTATCCGTTACCGAAAAGGAATTGTTTTTTGGTGGGAATGCGATAGCGTTTTATAATTTATAA
- a CDS encoding alpha-L-fucosidase: MIKKLLLMGMLLGVVRAGAQTYTPTADNLAARQNFQDLKFGLFIHWGIYSELGAGEWVMNEKHIPYDSYKRLADFFNPQAFNAHDWVMFAKKAGMKYITITSRHHDGFSMFGTKASPYNIVDATPYHKDPLMELAQECVKEGIELHFYYSLLDWGRKDYAYGSPIVDGKPVKGDWDSYINFMKAQLTELITKYPGVKGIWFDGHWERDVNWHYDEIYGLIHKLNPAILIGNNHHLEPKEGEDFQMFEKDLPGANTTGFSGKSKIGTLPLETCETINNSWGFNITDHSFKSSKRIIHYLVNAAGLNANFLLNIGPMPNGKIQSEFTDTLAIVGAWIQKNGEAIYGTRGSGIPAQPWGVITQKDKNLYVHVMTPPQQPYIFIPQLKGKITKAALLADGSVVKFKQQTEGVFVYLNGIAADPNDTIIKLITN, encoded by the coding sequence ATGATCAAAAAGCTATTATTAATGGGTATGCTGCTTGGTGTCGTGCGCGCCGGCGCTCAGACCTACACGCCAACGGCCGATAACCTTGCCGCAAGGCAGAACTTCCAGGATCTGAAATTCGGTCTGTTTATTCACTGGGGTATTTACAGTGAGCTTGGAGCGGGCGAGTGGGTGATGAACGAGAAGCATATCCCTTATGATAGCTATAAACGCCTGGCCGATTTCTTCAATCCGCAGGCTTTCAACGCGCACGATTGGGTGATGTTTGCCAAAAAAGCAGGCATGAAGTATATCACCATTACTTCGCGCCACCATGATGGCTTCAGCATGTTTGGTACTAAGGCATCACCCTATAATATTGTTGATGCCACGCCGTACCATAAAGACCCCTTGATGGAACTGGCGCAGGAATGCGTTAAAGAAGGCATCGAACTTCATTTTTACTATTCGCTGTTAGATTGGGGCCGCAAAGATTATGCTTATGGCAGCCCTATTGTTGACGGCAAACCCGTAAAAGGTGATTGGGACAGCTACATCAACTTTATGAAGGCCCAGCTTACTGAACTCATTACCAAATATCCGGGTGTTAAAGGCATCTGGTTTGATGGCCATTGGGAGCGCGATGTAAACTGGCATTATGATGAAATTTACGGGTTGATCCATAAATTAAATCCGGCTATCCTAATAGGTAACAACCACCACCTCGAACCCAAAGAAGGCGAAGATTTCCAGATGTTTGAGAAAGATTTGCCAGGTGCCAATACCACCGGTTTCAGCGGCAAGTCAAAAATAGGCACATTGCCTCTCGAAACCTGCGAAACCATCAATAACAGCTGGGGTTTTAACATAACCGACCATAGCTTTAAATCATCAAAACGCATTATCCATTACCTGGTTAACGCAGCAGGTTTAAATGCCAACTTCCTGTTAAATATCGGCCCCATGCCAAACGGCAAAATTCAATCTGAGTTTACCGATACATTGGCCATAGTAGGCGCATGGATACAAAAAAACGGCGAAGCTATTTACGGCACCCGCGGCAGCGGCATCCCGGCGCAACCATGGGGCGTTATCACCCAAAAAGATAAAAACCTTTACGTGCATGTGATGACGCCGCCGCAACAGCCTTACATATTTATCCCCCAGTTAAAAGGCAAGATAACCAAAGCCGCTTTACTGGCCGATGGCAGCGTGGTTAAATTTAAACAACAAACCGAGGGTGTGTTTGTATATTTAAACGGTATAGCAGCCGACCCTAACGATACTATTATTAAGCTTATAACTAACTAA
- a CDS encoding HipA family kinase gives MNYTAPQLRTVNVTRYVTPLREGGSLPAIAEADDGFLYVLKFRGAGQGVKALIAELIGGEIARLLGFKVPELVFANLDEAFGRSEADEEIQDLLKFSEGLNLALHYLSGAITFDPAVTIVDAKLASQIVWFDCLLTNVDRTARNTNMLIWHKELWMIDNGAALYFHHSWHNWQEMATRPFAQVKDHVLLARATQLDAVDTEFKAILTPEKIRDIVALIPDEWITYRDFEETPDEVRNIYAEFIITRLAASDIFVTAAKQALYAGI, from the coding sequence ATGAACTACACAGCACCACAGCTTCGCACTGTAAACGTAACCCGTTACGTAACGCCCCTGCGCGAAGGCGGCTCCCTACCCGCTATTGCCGAGGCCGACGACGGCTTTTTATATGTACTCAAATTTCGCGGCGCAGGCCAGGGCGTAAAAGCCCTCATTGCTGAATTAATCGGCGGCGAAATAGCCCGCCTGCTTGGCTTTAAAGTACCCGAACTGGTTTTCGCCAACCTTGATGAAGCCTTCGGCCGCTCCGAAGCCGACGAAGAGATCCAGGACCTGTTAAAATTTAGCGAAGGCCTTAACCTTGCGCTTCACTATTTATCGGGCGCAATCACTTTCGATCCGGCAGTTACCATTGTTGATGCCAAACTGGCCTCGCAGATAGTATGGTTTGATTGCCTGCTCACCAATGTTGATCGTACGGCCCGCAATACCAATATGCTCATCTGGCATAAAGAGCTCTGGATGATTGATAACGGTGCCGCACTATATTTTCATCACTCGTGGCATAACTGGCAGGAAATGGCAACCCGTCCGTTTGCGCAGGTGAAAGACCATGTGCTATTAGCAAGGGCTACCCAACTGGATGCCGTTGATACCGAATTTAAAGCCATACTAACACCCGAAAAGATCCGCGATATTGTAGCGCTGATCCCCGACGAATGGATCACCTACCGCGATTTTGAAGAAACGCCCGACGAAGTGCGCAACATTTACGCCGAATTTATCATAACCC
- a CDS encoding DinB family protein has translation MDTLKSLLKEMEQEAQTTEKMLSRIPDDKYQWKPHAKSMTIEQLSSHIAELPTWVPLTLHTDELDFATSPYQPKKIANTAELLKVFEDSLADSYANLQKADVNTFDETWTLRNGEQILTQRTKLEVIRMTYCQIVHHRAQLGVYLRLLDVPIPGSYGPSADDLGL, from the coding sequence ATGGATACTTTGAAATCATTGCTTAAAGAGATGGAACAAGAGGCTCAAACCACCGAAAAAATGCTGAGCCGCATTCCTGACGATAAATACCAGTGGAAACCCCACGCCAAAAGCATGACCATTGAGCAATTATCAAGTCATATTGCCGAACTGCCTACCTGGGTTCCGCTTACTCTGCATACCGACGAACTGGATTTCGCCACCTCGCCTTACCAACCCAAAAAGATTGCTAATACTGCCGAATTATTAAAGGTTTTTGAAGATTCGTTAGCGGATAGTTATGCCAACCTGCAAAAAGCGGATGTAAATACTTTTGATGAGACCTGGACTTTGCGCAATGGCGAGCAGATTCTTACGCAACGCACCAAGCTGGAAGTAATCAGGATGACTTATTGCCAGATTGTACACCACCGGGCACAATTGGGCGTATACTTAAGATTGCTGGATGTACCTATTCCGGGAAGTTACGGCCCAAGCGCTGATGATTTGGGGCTTTAA